A stretch of Longimicrobium terrae DNA encodes these proteins:
- a CDS encoding MraY family glycosyltransferase, which translates to MSEALWIASTAVGAWLLTRWVRQWALSRALMDIPNGRSSHVVPTPRGGGLAIVAVVLVTATLLGVFGILERRAAIALVGGGLMVAGVGFRDDLSHLRARVRVTVHFAAAAWAVAWLGGLPALDWGGGVARMGTAGAVLAVIGVVWCINLYNFMDGIDGIAGTEALVAGTIGGLLLWSAGAGGLALCAAAVAASSAGFLAWNWQPARIFMGDVGSGFLGFVFAVVALASERSGAVPLLVWILLAGVFVFDASVTLLRRILRGARPYEAHRSHAYQRLVQAGWTHSRVCITLLVLNALLAGLAVLGANQRGYLLEALGAGFVLLTMAYVAAERVRPMDAAG; encoded by the coding sequence ATGAGCGAGGCGCTCTGGATCGCTTCCACCGCGGTCGGTGCCTGGCTTCTGACGCGCTGGGTGAGGCAGTGGGCGCTTTCGCGCGCGCTCATGGACATTCCCAACGGGCGCAGTTCGCACGTGGTGCCCACGCCCCGCGGCGGAGGGCTCGCCATCGTCGCCGTGGTGCTCGTCACCGCGACCCTGCTGGGCGTGTTCGGGATACTGGAGCGGCGCGCGGCCATCGCCCTGGTGGGCGGCGGACTGATGGTGGCGGGCGTGGGCTTCCGCGACGATCTGTCGCACCTGCGCGCCCGAGTGCGCGTGACGGTGCACTTTGCCGCGGCGGCGTGGGCGGTGGCGTGGCTGGGCGGGCTCCCCGCGCTGGACTGGGGCGGCGGCGTGGCGCGGATGGGTACGGCGGGCGCCGTCCTGGCCGTCATCGGCGTGGTGTGGTGCATCAACCTGTACAACTTCATGGACGGGATCGATGGCATCGCCGGCACCGAGGCGCTGGTGGCGGGCACCATCGGCGGGCTGCTGCTGTGGAGCGCGGGGGCGGGCGGGCTGGCGCTCTGCGCGGCGGCCGTGGCCGCGTCCAGCGCGGGGTTCCTGGCGTGGAACTGGCAGCCGGCGCGCATCTTCATGGGCGACGTGGGAAGCGGGTTCCTGGGCTTCGTGTTTGCCGTGGTGGCGCTCGCCTCGGAGCGCTCCGGCGCGGTGCCGCTGCTCGTGTGGATTCTGCTGGCGGGCGTGTTCGTCTTTGATGCCTCCGTCACCCTGCTGCGCCGCATTCTGCGCGGCGCGCGGCCGTACGAGGCGCACCGCTCGCACGCCTACCAGCGGCTGGTGCAGGCCGGGTGGACGCATTCGCGCGTCTGCATCACGCTCCTGGTGCTGAACGCGCTGCTGGCGGGGCTGGCCGTTCTGGGCGCCAACCAGCGGGGTTACCTGCTGGAAGCGCTGGGTGCGGGGTTCGTGCTGCTGACCATGGCGTACGTGGCCGCGGAGCGCGTGCGCCCCATGGACGCCGCCGGCTGA
- the secA gene encoding preprotein translocase subunit SecA, whose product MLKSLVRAVFGTRHTRELKRLQPIVDEINREFARLKAVPEEELRAQTERFRTLIREATAEVEAELLELRAERRASEDAAEREALSQRIGDAEARLKAELEAVLDEILPEAFATVKAAAARLVGTQATVTGQTLTWDMVHYDVQLIGGITLHQGKVAEMATGEGKTLVATLPLYLNALAGRGAHLVTVNSYLAQRDSEWMGHLYGYLGLTTGCIDLHEPNTPERRAAYAADITYGTNNEFGFDYLRDNMVHGSEQRVQRGHHYAIVDEVDSVLIDEARTPLIISGPVGTGTNAAYARYNPMVSDLARRQTRLVNDLIAQAEKDIEGGDSYAAGEKLFLARRGSPRNKRLLKMLADDPGLVKVMGKVERDYMMDKRVHLLEENMLYSMDEKGHTIHLTDQGLDVLAPDDHEAFIVPDISEEIHRVDLDDSLTVDEKRAARDELEREYAEKSEKIHIIHQLLKAYTLFNRDEQYVIQGGEVMIVDEFTGRMMPGRRWSDGLHQAVEAKEGVQVRAETQTLATITIQNYFRMFDKLGGMTGTAETEEGEFHQIYGLDVMVIPTNRNIQRSDRHDLVYKTRREKLNAIVEEVRRLHAMEIPVLVGTVSVDVSETLSRMLKRAGVPHEVLNAKQHQREAEIVSLAGQPGAVTIATNMAGRGTDIKLGAGVTEPRTIRWLKERGADLAELSKVPDPAEVVDLTTKGDDYVVATGGLHIIGSERHESRRIDRQLRGRAGRQGDPGASQFFLSLEDDLMRLFGSDRIAAIMDRLGAEEGEVITHPWITNSIGGAQQRVELQHFESRKRLLDYDDVMNQQREVIYDLRTFALEGGEELRGEVWEMIERALPVILDEYAPAGASADEWDLYGLRQRLMLDFMVVADRLPAAEGAAPAFSTREELDDYVVELARDHYHDKLERFGDAADPVLRYVVLSTIDEKWKDHLYDLDHLKASIGFRGWGQKDPLLEYKKEAYDMFEDLMTDLYAAASRFVFRAQLAPMEPPPEFAGFDMNERADLAFSGPDFDAEPMEAFYGEEPEPEPEPAPAPEPPPPPRRAPSLGINPYTAVPATPPQQLRTNRDEGEAAKAAAPTVGRNDPCPCGSGKKYKACHGRGA is encoded by the coding sequence ATGCTGAAGAGCCTGGTACGCGCCGTGTTCGGAACGCGCCACACGCGCGAGCTGAAGCGGCTGCAGCCCATCGTCGACGAGATCAACCGCGAGTTCGCGCGGCTCAAGGCCGTTCCCGAAGAGGAACTGCGCGCGCAGACCGAGCGGTTCCGCACCCTGATTCGCGAAGCCACCGCCGAGGTCGAGGCGGAGCTGCTGGAGCTGCGCGCCGAGCGCCGCGCCAGCGAGGACGCCGCCGAGCGCGAGGCGCTTTCGCAGCGCATCGGCGACGCCGAGGCGCGGCTCAAGGCCGAGCTGGAAGCGGTGCTGGACGAGATCCTTCCCGAAGCGTTCGCCACCGTCAAGGCGGCGGCGGCGCGGCTGGTGGGCACGCAGGCCACCGTCACCGGGCAGACGCTGACCTGGGACATGGTGCACTACGACGTGCAGCTCATCGGCGGCATTACGCTGCACCAGGGCAAGGTGGCGGAAATGGCCACGGGCGAGGGGAAGACCCTGGTCGCCACGCTGCCGCTGTACCTGAACGCGCTGGCCGGCCGCGGGGCGCACCTGGTGACCGTCAACTCGTACCTGGCGCAGCGCGACAGCGAGTGGATGGGCCATCTGTACGGCTACCTGGGGCTCACCACCGGGTGCATCGACCTGCACGAGCCCAACACGCCGGAGCGCCGCGCGGCCTACGCCGCCGACATCACCTACGGCACCAACAACGAGTTCGGCTTCGACTACCTGCGCGACAACATGGTGCACGGGTCGGAGCAGCGCGTGCAGCGCGGCCACCACTACGCCATCGTCGACGAGGTGGACTCCGTCCTGATTGACGAGGCGCGCACGCCGCTCATCATCAGCGGCCCGGTGGGCACGGGGACCAACGCGGCGTACGCCCGCTACAACCCCATGGTGTCCGACCTGGCGCGCCGGCAGACGCGGCTGGTGAACGACCTGATCGCGCAGGCGGAAAAGGACATCGAGGGCGGCGACAGCTACGCCGCGGGCGAAAAGCTCTTTCTGGCCCGGCGCGGCTCTCCGCGCAACAAGCGGCTGCTCAAGATGCTGGCCGACGACCCCGGGCTGGTGAAGGTGATGGGCAAGGTGGAACGCGACTACATGATGGACAAGCGCGTGCACCTGCTCGAAGAAAACATGCTGTACTCGATGGACGAAAAGGGCCACACCATCCACCTGACGGACCAGGGGCTGGACGTGCTGGCGCCGGACGACCATGAGGCGTTCATCGTTCCCGACATCTCCGAGGAGATTCACCGGGTGGACCTGGACGACTCGCTCACCGTGGATGAAAAGCGCGCCGCCCGCGACGAGCTGGAGCGCGAGTACGCGGAAAAGAGCGAGAAGATCCACATCATCCACCAGCTGCTCAAGGCGTACACGCTCTTCAACCGCGACGAGCAGTACGTGATCCAGGGCGGCGAGGTGATGATCGTGGACGAGTTCACCGGCCGCATGATGCCGGGCCGGCGCTGGAGCGACGGGCTGCACCAGGCGGTGGAGGCCAAGGAGGGCGTGCAGGTGCGCGCCGAAACGCAGACCCTGGCCACCATCACCATCCAGAACTACTTCCGCATGTTCGACAAGCTCGGCGGCATGACGGGCACCGCCGAGACGGAAGAGGGGGAGTTCCACCAGATCTACGGTCTGGACGTGATGGTGATTCCCACCAACCGCAACATCCAGCGCAGCGACCGCCACGACCTGGTCTACAAGACGCGGCGCGAAAAGCTGAACGCCATCGTCGAAGAGGTGCGGCGGCTGCACGCCATGGAGATTCCCGTCCTCGTCGGCACCGTCAGCGTGGACGTGAGCGAAACGCTGTCGCGCATGCTCAAGCGCGCCGGCGTGCCGCACGAGGTGCTGAACGCCAAGCAGCACCAGCGCGAGGCGGAAATCGTCTCCCTAGCCGGCCAGCCCGGCGCGGTGACCATCGCCACCAACATGGCCGGCCGCGGCACCGACATCAAACTGGGCGCGGGCGTCACCGAGCCGCGCACCATCCGCTGGCTCAAGGAGCGCGGGGCGGACCTGGCGGAGCTTTCCAAGGTGCCGGACCCGGCCGAGGTGGTGGACCTGACCACCAAGGGCGACGACTACGTGGTGGCGACGGGCGGGCTGCACATCATCGGCTCCGAGCGGCACGAGTCGCGGCGCATCGACCGGCAGCTGCGCGGCCGCGCCGGACGCCAGGGCGACCCGGGCGCGTCGCAGTTCTTTCTGTCGCTGGAAGACGACCTGATGCGCCTGTTCGGCAGCGACCGCATCGCCGCCATCATGGACCGGCTGGGCGCGGAAGAGGGCGAGGTCATCACCCACCCGTGGATCACCAACTCCATCGGCGGCGCGCAGCAGCGGGTGGAGCTGCAGCACTTTGAGTCCCGCAAGCGCCTGCTGGACTACGACGACGTGATGAACCAGCAGCGCGAGGTCATCTACGACCTGCGCACCTTTGCCCTGGAAGGCGGCGAAGAGCTGCGGGGCGAGGTGTGGGAGATGATCGAGCGCGCCCTCCCCGTGATCCTGGACGAGTACGCCCCCGCGGGCGCCAGCGCCGACGAGTGGGACCTGTACGGCCTGCGCCAGCGGCTGATGCTGGACTTCATGGTGGTGGCCGACCGCCTTCCCGCGGCGGAGGGGGCGGCCCCCGCCTTTTCCACCCGCGAGGAGCTGGACGACTACGTGGTGGAGCTGGCGCGCGACCACTACCACGACAAGCTGGAGCGCTTCGGCGACGCGGCGGACCCGGTGCTGCGCTACGTGGTGCTTTCCACGATCGACGAAAAGTGGAAGGACCACCTGTACGACCTGGACCACCTCAAGGCCTCGATCGGCTTCCGCGGCTGGGGACAGAAGGACCCCCTGCTGGAGTACAAGAAGGAAGCGTACGACATGTTCGAGGACCTGATGACGGACCTGTACGCCGCCGCGTCGCGCTTTGTCTTCCGCGCGCAGCTGGCGCCCATGGAGCCGCCCCCGGAGTTCGCCGGGTTCGACATGAACGAGCGCGCGGACCTGGCGTTCAGCGGGCCGGACTTTGACGCCGAGCCCATGGAGGCGTTCTACGGCGAGGAGCCCGAGCCCGAGCCGGAGCCCGCCCCCGCGCCGGAGCCGCCCCCGCCGCCGCGCCGCGCGCCGTCGCTGGGCATCAACCCCTACACGGCGGTTCCGGCCACGCCGCCGCAGCAGCTGCGCACCAACCGCGACGAGGGCGAGGCCGCCAAGGCCGCCGCGCCCACCGTGGGCCGCAACGATCCGTGCCCGTGCGGCAGCGGCAAGAAGTACAAGGCCTGCCACGGCCGCGGCGCCTGA
- a CDS encoding polysaccharide biosynthesis tyrosine autokinase has product MISKATPPRLTTEGDDPGQDISLREVWGTVVRHRILIALTALALVVAAGIYTWMQVPAYQSVVTLRIDESNSTGSVLSSLSPVAGLSRGKIETEMRVLQSRRVTEAVVDSLNLTLRVQEPAGARTLIVIHDLPRTGGEGHYELARRSDGSYAMTATATAPTVRAPASVAVGQPFTLGTARLSLGPDVARDKPQAIVFNISPFRGTVSGVRSGIAVERADLVSHVVNVTYTSADPRVAADVPNVLAARFLEEKLSGLRSESRSTVQFLREQVSSYNEQLRLAEERVRSYRESQQVVSLTEEASEQVRRLAADQAEYDRLRSERQSLATLLAEVTAAARAGVSNGTSGTSPYRRLASFPVFLVNRAVQDMLQSLTALETRRSEVLVQRTEVDNDVQSINERIGQIEEQLLQLARSYLASLDSQIASKQSSLNRFGGELARIPSREVGFARLSREQDLLTQIYNLLQTRLKEAEIQAAAEPSDVEIIDSALVPITPISPNPVKNVGLGLILGLGLGVALAFVRQAVDTKIRSRQDVEQATSGAPVLGMIPRIRISQLAPLSPNGNGKGKAAQGGRGKHVDDVREYGPVTRRNPQSPVAESYRALRTNIMFAGADSSPRVLVVTSAFPGDGKSTSASNLAITLAQQGTRTLLVDADLRRGVLHSVFGISSDPGLSHVLLGKVPLDEAISTVSAGENGVVLDVLPTGVLPPNPAELLGHQRTRDLVETLRERYEMIIFDAPPLNLVTDAAVLGTVADATILVARNGITDRRALEHAALQLSHVGAVLGGVILNDVVGDENSYYNSGYGYTYGAYRRN; this is encoded by the coding sequence ATGATTTCCAAGGCAACTCCGCCGCGCCTCACCACCGAGGGCGACGATCCGGGCCAGGACATTTCGCTTCGCGAGGTCTGGGGCACCGTTGTACGCCATCGCATTCTGATCGCGCTGACCGCGCTCGCCCTGGTGGTGGCCGCGGGCATCTATACCTGGATGCAGGTGCCCGCGTACCAGAGCGTCGTCACGCTGCGCATCGACGAGTCCAACTCCACGGGGAGCGTGCTGTCGTCGCTGAGCCCGGTGGCGGGGCTGTCGCGCGGCAAGATCGAAACGGAGATGCGGGTGCTGCAGAGCCGCCGCGTCACCGAGGCGGTGGTGGACTCGCTGAACCTGACGCTGCGCGTGCAGGAGCCCGCGGGTGCGCGCACGCTGATCGTGATCCACGACCTGCCGCGCACCGGGGGCGAGGGGCACTACGAGCTGGCCCGCCGCTCCGACGGCTCGTACGCCATGACGGCGACGGCAACCGCGCCCACGGTGCGGGCCCCGGCGTCGGTGGCGGTGGGGCAGCCGTTTACCCTGGGCACGGCGCGGCTGTCGCTGGGGCCGGACGTGGCGCGCGACAAGCCGCAGGCCATCGTCTTCAACATCAGCCCGTTCCGCGGGACGGTGTCGGGGGTGCGGTCGGGGATCGCGGTGGAGCGGGCGGACCTGGTTTCGCACGTGGTGAACGTCACCTACACCAGCGCCGACCCGCGGGTGGCCGCCGACGTCCCCAACGTCCTTGCCGCGCGCTTTCTGGAAGAAAAGCTGTCCGGGCTGCGCAGCGAGTCGCGCAGCACCGTGCAGTTCCTGCGCGAGCAGGTGTCCAGCTACAACGAGCAGCTGCGCCTGGCCGAAGAGCGCGTGCGGTCGTACCGCGAGTCGCAGCAGGTGGTGAGCCTGACGGAAGAGGCGTCGGAGCAGGTGCGCCGCCTGGCGGCGGACCAGGCCGAGTACGACCGGCTGCGCAGCGAGCGCCAGTCGCTGGCCACGCTGCTGGCCGAAGTGACGGCCGCGGCGCGCGCCGGGGTGAGCAACGGGACCTCGGGGACGTCGCCGTACCGGCGGCTGGCCTCGTTCCCCGTGTTCCTGGTGAACCGCGCCGTGCAGGACATGCTGCAGTCGCTGACCGCGCTGGAAACGCGGCGCTCCGAGGTGCTGGTGCAGCGCACCGAGGTGGACAACGACGTGCAGTCCATCAACGAGCGCATCGGGCAGATCGAGGAGCAGCTGCTGCAGCTGGCGCGCAGCTACCTGGCCAGCCTGGACAGCCAGATCGCCTCCAAGCAGTCGTCGCTGAACCGCTTTGGCGGCGAGCTGGCGCGCATCCCCTCGCGCGAAGTAGGATTCGCCCGGCTTTCGCGCGAGCAGGACCTGCTGACGCAGATCTACAACCTGCTGCAGACCCGCCTGAAGGAGGCCGAGATCCAGGCCGCGGCGGAGCCCAGCGACGTGGAGATCATCGACTCGGCGCTGGTGCCCATCACTCCCATTTCGCCCAACCCGGTCAAGAACGTGGGGCTGGGGCTGATTCTGGGCTTGGGCCTGGGCGTGGCGCTGGCGTTCGTGCGGCAGGCGGTGGACACCAAGATCCGCTCGCGCCAGGACGTGGAGCAGGCGACCTCCGGGGCGCCCGTGCTGGGCATGATTCCGCGCATCCGCATTTCGCAGCTGGCGCCGCTGTCTCCCAACGGCAACGGCAAGGGCAAGGCGGCGCAGGGCGGACGGGGCAAGCACGTGGACGACGTGCGCGAGTACGGCCCCGTTACGCGGCGCAATCCGCAGAGCCCGGTGGCGGAGTCGTACCGCGCGCTGCGCACCAACATCATGTTCGCGGGGGCTGACAGCAGCCCGCGCGTGCTGGTGGTGACCAGCGCCTTCCCCGGCGACGGCAAGAGCACCAGCGCCAGCAACCTGGCCATTACGCTGGCGCAGCAGGGCACGCGAACGCTGCTGGTGGACGCGGACCTGCGGCGCGGCGTGCTGCACTCGGTGTTCGGCATCAGCTCCGACCCGGGGCTGTCGCACGTGCTGCTGGGCAAGGTGCCGCTGGACGAGGCGATCAGCACCGTGTCGGCGGGTGAAAACGGCGTGGTGCTGGACGTGCTGCCCACGGGCGTGCTGCCGCCCAACCCCGCGGAACTGCTGGGCCACCAGCGCACCCGCGACCTGGTGGAAACGCTGCGCGAGCGCTACGAGATGATCATCTTTGACGCGCCGCCGCTGAACCTGGTGACGGACGCGGCGGTGCTGGGCACGGTGGCCGACGCCACGATCCTGGTGGCCCGCAACGGCATTACCGACCGCCGGGCGCTGGAGCACGCGGCGCTTCAGCTCAGCCACGTGGGCGCGGTGCTGGGCGGCGTGATTCTGAACGACGTGGTGGGCGACGAGAACAGCTACTACAACAGCGGCTACGGCTACACCTACGGGGCGTACCGCCGCAACTGA
- the nadD gene encoding nicotinate-nucleotide adenylyltransferase, whose amino-acid sequence MRLGVYGGSFDPPHLGHLVAASDACEALGLSRLLWIPSAVHPLKGDRVRTAPQLRLEMVRAAIAGDERFQADDLELRRAGPSYTVDTLRELRARHPDAELFLLAGADLLHELPRWREPDEVMRLATLAVVSREGDALAPESPLPAVAVRVARVDVSSTEVRRRAAAGQTLRYLVPEPVRALIERHGLYGGRSR is encoded by the coding sequence GTGCGGCTGGGCGTGTACGGGGGATCGTTCGATCCTCCGCACCTGGGCCACCTGGTGGCCGCCTCCGACGCCTGCGAGGCGCTGGGGCTGAGCCGGCTGCTCTGGATCCCCTCCGCCGTGCACCCGCTCAAGGGCGACCGGGTGCGCACCGCGCCCCAGCTGCGGCTGGAGATGGTTCGCGCCGCCATCGCGGGGGACGAGCGGTTCCAGGCGGACGACCTGGAGCTGCGGCGGGCCGGCCCCTCGTACACGGTCGATACGCTGCGCGAGCTGCGGGCCCGTCATCCCGATGCCGAGCTGTTTCTGCTGGCTGGCGCCGACCTGCTGCACGAGCTGCCGCGGTGGCGCGAGCCGGACGAAGTGATGCGGCTGGCCACGCTGGCCGTGGTTTCCCGCGAGGGCGACGCGCTCGCTCCCGAAAGCCCGCTTCCGGCCGTGGCCGTGCGGGTTGCCCGGGTGGACGTGTCGTCCACCGAAGTACGCCGCCGCGCCGCGGCGGGACAGACGCTGAGATACCTGGTCCCCGAGCCCGTCCGCGCGCTGATCGAGCGGCACGGGCTGTACGGGGGCCGTTCCCGTTGA
- a CDS encoding tetratricopeptide repeat protein produces the protein MTQEPAVEQRIARAREALARGQYLAALGDLEAVAAQRPGFADVQNLMGLCLSMVGRPDEALEAFGRAVQVNPGYVEAHVNRAITLNDLGRTDEAAASFQRAAEADEAKGGGGRFGSAAAARLANLHRELGDAYEQAGAGDEAVLQYRQAVQLRPQFLDIRTRLGRTLIELGRSGEAVAELQAVLDSNPGFVQARAHLGLARFRAGDLAGAGEEWRRCQAQQPDNAQVSAYLGMLERQGGSTGRS, from the coding sequence ATGACCCAGGAACCCGCAGTCGAGCAGCGCATTGCCCGGGCGCGCGAAGCCCTGGCGCGCGGCCAGTACCTTGCCGCGCTGGGGGACCTGGAGGCCGTCGCCGCGCAGCGCCCCGGCTTTGCCGACGTGCAGAACCTGATGGGGCTGTGCCTGTCCATGGTGGGCCGTCCCGACGAGGCGCTGGAAGCGTTCGGCCGCGCGGTGCAGGTGAATCCGGGGTACGTGGAAGCGCACGTGAACCGGGCCATCACCCTGAACGACCTGGGCCGCACCGACGAAGCGGCGGCGTCGTTCCAGCGCGCCGCCGAGGCGGACGAGGCCAAGGGGGGCGGCGGGCGCTTCGGATCCGCGGCGGCGGCGCGGCTGGCCAACCTGCACCGCGAACTGGGCGACGCGTACGAACAGGCCGGGGCGGGGGACGAGGCGGTGCTGCAGTACCGGCAGGCGGTGCAGCTGCGCCCGCAGTTCCTGGACATCCGCACCCGGCTGGGGCGCACCCTGATCGAGCTGGGCCGCTCCGGCGAAGCGGTGGCCGAGCTGCAGGCGGTGCTGGACAGCAATCCGGGGTTCGTGCAGGCCCGCGCGCACCTGGGACTGGCCCGCTTCCGGGCCGGTGATCTGGCCGGGGCGGGAGAAGAATGGCGCCGGTGCCAGGCGCAGCAGCCCGACAACGCCCAGGTGTCCGCCTACCTGGGAATGCTGGAGCGGCAGGGCGGTTCCACCGGCCGTTCCTGA
- a CDS encoding outer membrane protein assembly factor BamD: MNESFNLRRAFTALAAASVLGGCSVLRTPPPPTPDTSYAQGMQAYQNRRYGRAAELLNQFVTATGSDERLKPALMAMARSHMETGDYVTAGAEFLRVATEFPSDPEAVEARFGLCDAYHRLSPKPQLDQDYTVAAISYCESFAGLYPAEATAQQATGWVGQMREKLATKSYQNGFFYFRRGLYDAGIVYFNEVLEQHPRSTVAPAALLRLVESYHRMGYREEEAAARQRLQAEYPQSAEARTAPPAAPAPAAAAAPAGT; encoded by the coding sequence ATGAACGAATCCTTCAATCTCCGCCGGGCGTTCACCGCCCTTGCGGCCGCCTCCGTACTGGGCGGCTGCTCCGTTCTGCGCACCCCGCCGCCGCCGACTCCCGACACGTCGTACGCGCAGGGAATGCAGGCGTACCAGAACCGCCGCTACGGCCGCGCCGCCGAACTGCTCAACCAGTTCGTCACCGCCACCGGCTCCGACGAGCGCCTGAAGCCGGCGCTCATGGCCATGGCCCGCAGCCACATGGAAACGGGCGACTACGTCACCGCGGGCGCCGAGTTCCTGCGCGTGGCCACCGAGTTCCCGTCCGATCCGGAGGCCGTGGAGGCCCGCTTCGGCCTGTGCGACGCCTATCACCGGCTGTCTCCCAAGCCGCAGCTGGACCAGGACTACACGGTGGCCGCCATCAGCTACTGCGAGTCGTTCGCCGGGCTGTACCCGGCCGAGGCGACGGCGCAGCAGGCCACCGGATGGGTGGGGCAGATGCGCGAGAAGCTGGCGACCAAGTCGTACCAGAACGGCTTCTTCTACTTCCGCCGCGGGCTGTACGACGCAGGCATCGTGTACTTCAACGAAGTGCTGGAGCAGCACCCGCGCAGCACGGTGGCGCCCGCCGCCCTGCTGCGGCTGGTGGAAAGCTACCACCGCATGGGGTACCGCGAAGAAGAAGCGGCGGCCCGGCAGCGGCTGCAGGCCGAGTACCCGCAGAGCGCCGAGGCCCGGACGGCCCCGCCCGCGGCGCCGGCCCCCGCCGCCGCGGCCGCGCCCGCCGGGACCTGA
- a CDS encoding polysaccharide biosynthesis/export family protein, translating into MHRFYTVLFCLAAAAWPLASGAQTTTTPATTTPTPSSAPATGVSSVIGGTDEMRLRPGDVLRIIVYREPDLNGEFLIDEQGIVNLPLIGDEQLAGMTMRQVRDRVIERYRVHLRNPSISVIPLRRIHMLGEVQKPGQYGIDPTVSLAGAVALAGGATPSGDLRKLRIVRDGTVYRDRVDAAVTLSALNIQSGDVVYVERRSWFERNSTFVVSALISATSIVTSIILALTR; encoded by the coding sequence GTGCACAGGTTTTACACGGTACTCTTCTGCCTCGCGGCGGCCGCGTGGCCCCTGGCTTCGGGCGCGCAGACCACGACGACGCCGGCCACGACGACCCCGACCCCCTCGTCGGCGCCGGCCACCGGCGTTTCGTCGGTGATCGGCGGAACGGACGAGATGCGGCTGCGTCCCGGCGACGTGCTCCGGATCATCGTGTACCGCGAGCCGGACCTGAACGGTGAATTTCTGATCGACGAGCAGGGGATCGTGAACCTTCCCCTGATCGGCGACGAGCAGCTTGCGGGAATGACGATGCGCCAGGTGCGGGACCGCGTGATCGAGCGGTACCGGGTGCACCTGCGCAACCCGTCCATCTCCGTCATCCCCCTGCGCCGCATTCACATGCTGGGCGAGGTGCAGAAGCCGGGGCAGTACGGCATCGACCCCACAGTGAGCCTGGCGGGCGCGGTTGCGCTGGCCGGCGGCGCCACTCCCAGCGGTGACCTGCGCAAGCTCCGGATCGTCCGGGACGGGACGGTGTACCGCGACCGGGTGGACGCGGCGGTCACGCTCTCGGCCCTCAACATCCAGTCCGGCGACGTGGTGTACGTGGAGCGCCGGAGTTGGTTCGAGCGCAACAGCACCTTTGTGGTGAGCGCGCTCATTTCCGCCACCAGCATCGTCACCAGCATCATTCTGGCGCTGACCCGGTAA
- a CDS encoding nucleotidyltransferase family protein yields MKPRPAAPSASAPPPPPDEVAGALRLRSWALRALWEAPVSAPPAEPARAWSLFLRADRCALPLAGRLDARGGWEGIAPDAAAELRRVSMIEVKRALSAQAELRRVSAVLRQLGWNALVLKGGTYLMQGNPPVDVHDVDVLLRPEQAGPLGEALTRAGGYRTVGEDAAPGTPGRWEGAVRAAAGAVAVEVHFDVPFLGRAGDPWEGALPLGPAGLFRLSPALHLWHVLVHGVTHHPERRGAIRDLLVLAAARRDCAPDDLARVHAVVRTHPHRALMAAALRMAEEAAGGSPPVDRFAAPSALRFMLMTRGDGTRRTMVVHSVAAAACEGPAELLREVLGGSGDDDTTLGPPGPLWSLLRIGSRVGALPSAFRWARSARALAASAS; encoded by the coding sequence ATGAAACCGCGCCCCGCAGCCCCTTCGGCATCCGCCCCGCCGCCCCCGCCCGACGAGGTGGCGGGGGCGCTGCGGCTGCGGTCCTGGGCGCTGCGCGCGCTGTGGGAGGCGCCGGTTTCCGCCCCGCCCGCCGAGCCGGCGCGGGCCTGGTCGCTCTTTCTGCGGGCCGACCGGTGCGCCCTTCCGCTGGCCGGCCGGCTGGACGCGCGGGGCGGGTGGGAGGGCATCGCGCCGGACGCCGCCGCCGAGCTGCGGCGCGTCTCCATGATCGAGGTCAAGCGCGCGCTTTCCGCCCAGGCCGAACTGCGCCGCGTGTCCGCCGTGCTGCGCCAGCTGGGGTGGAACGCGCTGGTGCTCAAGGGCGGCACCTACCTGATGCAGGGCAACCCGCCCGTGGACGTCCATGACGTGGACGTCCTTCTGCGCCCCGAGCAGGCAGGCCCGCTGGGCGAGGCGCTCACCCGCGCGGGGGGATACCGCACCGTGGGGGAGGATGCGGCGCCGGGGACCCCGGGGCGGTGGGAGGGCGCCGTGCGCGCCGCGGCCGGGGCGGTGGCGGTGGAGGTGCACTTCGACGTCCCCTTCCTGGGCCGCGCGGGCGATCCGTGGGAGGGCGCGCTTCCGCTCGGTCCCGCCGGGCTCTTTCGCCTGAGCCCCGCGCTGCACCTGTGGCACGTGCTGGTGCACGGGGTCACGCACCACCCGGAGCGGCGCGGCGCCATCCGCGACCTGCTGGTGCTGGCCGCCGCGCGCCGCGACTGCGCGCCGGACGACCTGGCCCGCGTGCACGCCGTGGTGCGGACGCATCCGCACCGCGCCCTCATGGCCGCCGCGCTGCGCATGGCCGAGGAAGCCGCGGGGGGAAGCCCGCCCGTGGACCGCTTCGCCGCGCCCTCCGCCCTGCGCTTCATGCTCATGACCCGCGGCGACGGAACGCGCCGCACCATGGTGGTGCACAGCGTGGCGGCCGCGGCGTGCGAGGGACCGGCGGAACTGCTGCGTGAAGTGCTGGGCGGAAGCGGGGACGACGACACCACGCTGGGGCCACCGGGGCCGCTCTGGTCGCTGCTGCGCATCGGCAGCCGCGTGGGCGCGCTTCCCTCCGCCTTCCGCTGGGCCCGCTCCGCCCGCGCGCTGGCCGCCTCCGCGTCCTGA